In the genome of Lactuca sativa cultivar Salinas chromosome 3, Lsat_Salinas_v11, whole genome shotgun sequence, the window GTTGGGCATTAtgaatgtaacgtcccaaattccagaataaaatttttcatttttaaaatagaataaacaCCCATTTTTATAAAGTTACATTAAAGTGAAACCATTTTTTCGTACaccattatttaaaatcagagttataaGGAAAACAATGTCGAATCTCGAATCATAAAACCATTGATGTGCGTGTGTACAGTCCTGCCTTCGCAATCCgataagtacctgaaaaacatttgaatccacaactgtaagccaaagtttagtgagttccttcAAAATAACccacacaacaatacatatacaatgcatgcacaccGGACCCACAACCATAAAGACTAGATTACCCTGGGCCCCACAACGCGAAGACTGTATTTCCCCCAGGCCCACAAAGTAGTACGGCCTCAAACCAACCACACTATGCACAAAACAATAACAAGCAAACACAGGTAATCATAGCAGATCTACTAGTGTAACATAACACTACAATATAACAACATCCTACACACAAAGACATATACTAcaatacatagtatagtgagaaaactcacttgaACTAAATAGTAGAAACTCAACAGCATCCTCAGCAACAAAATTGCTAACCCGAGCTTCTTAAAGCCAAACCAAGACTATCTCTTAGCTAGATACTCAATTCCACccgagtttgaccaaaagtcaaactggtcaaaaagtcaacggtcaaagtcaacttaaatGACCCCCAGGTCGTGGCAATTCCTTCGTCAAGTCGTGATCACTTACATACAAAATAGATGCGTTGCAGTGCACCACCACATCGTGGGCTTTCCCTGGCCACGTCGTGGTTTTGGTCATAAATATTTTTCCCTTAATAAGAGCTTAACCCATAAAACCAAAACTCATATCAATAGATCTGGATCCTAATAGTTTCATAagtgaaactttatccattaggatggtccaaacaactaaggtctagtctttaagtctcaaagggaccaagaatgcatctttctcaacttaatccattaagttcaaGTCTCACACCTTCAGATCTAAATCAACATGAGGTTTAGATGGAtatagtttccaactttatccataacaatgtcacaaactttcaaaaatCTAAACTTTAATTCACCAAAATGACCTAAAGGACCAAGATAACTTACATCGCCAAAAGGGGAggcaaaaaatcataactttcataGTCCATGAGGTCCAAGAAACATTCCAAAATGATCAAAAGATGTTGGAGTCCACGCAACTCCAAGATCAGCCATACAATGGACCAAAAGTTCCAAGAACCATAAATGAAGAGATCTAAAAAAGTAAATAGAAAAATATGAACTTTATACTCACGATAGTCCAAAAACGAAGTAGCTTTGATGGAACTAAACTTGTAATAACCTTCCTTACACCCAAAagacttcttgatcttcaagtttcatcaAAACATAAGCAAAAGCATCCAAAAGAGGAGAGATGATAGAGGAGGAGTTCAAATATTGaagatggaggctagggtttctcccaagGAGTACTAGATGTGATGGAGGCTAAGAAAATACCCtaaaacatgaatccttacctttaAATACCTTGAAAACCCAAAAACTCGTGGGCTTGGGCTGCCCCAGTTGCCACCTCGTGGCAATCTGATTTTCCACCCCGTGGCGGtgggttttcacccaaattcaTTCCAACTTcaaatagtcataacttcttctttttAATTAtgttttcgacgatctttatatccatatgAAGGTATTGACAATCCCCACAATTCTATccaattacttttgacttaaatcATACCAAACTAAATTCCTTACTTCATGTAAGAGGtctgaaacatcacttttccTATTTACCTTTTTTCTCCAAAACATAAATCAAGGGCTTGGATCTCATAACCGATATTATCGACATCCAATAAGGTCTAAACCTCATTTCCTTGAAGTCTAAGACCTTTACATGATCGAATTACGGTCCATAATCCTGAAATAAGAAACGTCCTAAAATTAGATGTTACAATGAATCTCCATGCACCAACTTGAGGGAGAGTATTGAGAATAATATTTGCTTCCGTTTATATCCGTATCTATTCCTTTTGTGTTTATCTCTTTTATTTAGGAGTGTTTATTAGTTTCCTTATCATTGTATTCACTAGCTATATAAAatgtgttatttaaaaaaaagaccATAATAACAAAGTTATTATATAAACTAAGGATAAGAAAGATTTCGATTGGAAAAATGGGGTCGCGTTGCTGAAAATCAAATAGAGGTTGATATTTGTATCATCCAACAACGAAGAAAATGAATAAAACACCGAGTCTCTTTAAGTTTTTGCAAAAGTTATTTAATACTAACAATAATAatcgtaaataaataaataaatgaacaaGTTTTTAAAATACACCGACAGTAAAACGCTAATATGGCTGGCTTTGGGAAATAAAATATATTCACAAATTTGATCATTTTTATGTTCATTTAAGttgaatatttaaatataaatattccAAATAAGTTAAATTTATATGTAATTATATTATATGAAACATGGAAAATAAACTTTGTTGTTACAGGAATATCATCTTTTAAGGTTAATGTTGTAAAAGCTAATGTATGTGTGATGTGTGAGgtagaaaataaaaaacaaaaaaaatctagagacaaaaaacaaataatttttaACATACATGTTTTAGGTTGGATTTGTCATGTCATAGTTCTACTGTAGTAAAACTTTCCGCCTCAACTCCACATAAAATTGTGGCGTGACATCCATTTTGAAACTATGGGCAAGGGGTCgtggaaaagaaagaaaagaaagatagGGAAGATGGCTTGAGAAGATTGAGAAAAAGAGAAGAGACGAGAGAGACTCAACAATTCTTAGCTGTGCTCGACACTACTACAAGAAGAACTATAAGCCCCGCACATACATGACAAATCATAGTCACTAGTCACTAGCATACCTACACATAACCTTAGAATTTGTTAGGGAAATGGGCTTaacaaggtaattaacttttcagtttgttcacatctgggtaactatcttttttttttgtacacatctaggtaacgaactttttggaagtgttcacatatgaccattatgaccgacTATAGCAGGTTATATCCGGTCATAAccagtcataatggtcatatgtgaacactttcaaaaagttcgttacctagatgtgtacaaaaaaagatagttacccagatgtgaacaaaccgaaaagttaacaGTAAAATACACGAATGATCTCTGTAGTTtgggtaatttgtgcgtttggtccataacttattttttttttaacttagatgatccctactatttatttttgttgtgcaTTTGGTCCCTGTCCTACCTAAAAAGACAATTGtgccatttttaatttttttttcttatttatgtatttattttttatatattaaaaaaaattaatagaccccatATATCTGCATCTCCTCACCCTAAACCTGAAACcgcatttgagaaatttaaattgGGTCCCACAATAATCTTTTGAGGTAGCACAGGGACCAAAtgcacaacaaaaataaatagtaatGATCATctaagttaaaaaataagttatggaccaaacgcacaaattacccaaactatagggaccattcgtgtatttTACTGTTACcttttcggtttgttcacatttgtgtaactatctttttttgtacacatctaggtaacgaactttttagaagtgttcacatatgaccattatgacttgTTATGACCGGATATAACCTGCTACAGCCGGTCATagtggtcatatgtgaacacttacaaaaagtttgttacctagatgtgtataaaaaaaaagatagttatccagatgtgaacaaaccgaaaagttaattaccttattaAGTCCATTTCCCAATTTGTTACACCAAAAAAAACATTCATGTTTTTAGAATTTTTTACACTGAAAAAATGGTTATATTAACAATTAATAACACTGATTTTCTTACAATAACCTGTTATTGATTCTcgaatattattttgatttaagaaaaaaattaaacttaaaagTAAATTGGGTAAAAGTCCCAAATAATCGCCAAGTGTTGCATGATTTTGATGTTGCCGACGAGGGCCACGATTTCGAACATTGAGACAGATCAGATTCACTCAACCAAGATCTTTTGAGTCCCAACTACTTCCACTTTGCTCCCCAAAACATTTCCTACTATTCTCACCCAAAAGTCAAATCAGCTGAGAGGAACTCCGCTGAATTCACAGGGGTTTTGGTTTCGGTGGCTAGCTTTACATCTATGGCGGCCTCGAAGTTCCATATCTTTTTCTTTGTTTCGCTCTTTTTTGCCCTAATTTTCACTCTAACGGAAGCCGATAGTGCCGTTGAAGAAGTTGTAGTTGAATCCGACAATTCCGAGGCGTTTCGAATCGAAGTCGATAAACTCACCTCCAAGATCCAGTCACTTGGTCTGCCCTCTTTACTCTAACCCTCTAAATTATCAAAgtttagttagtaattagaggcATGTGTTCCTCCAATCGTATATTGATTTGAATCTTCTCTAGTTAGCACACTGTTTCTTTCTTTTTCCTGTATTTAATCTGTCAACTTCGAAACCTGTTGCTTTATTTTTGGTTGAAAGTTCTTTAAACAAGTTGGTGTTTTAATTGGCCTGAAGGAGGTGATTTTGACCTAGCGGGACCACATATAGTGCGAACCCCAAATCATCTCCAGGGCGTCCCTTGGTTTGGAAGTTGATTGATTTATTCGACCTCAGGTGAATTTTGGAGGAGACCAACTTATAAACCAGAATAACCAACTGAACACCTGAGGGTTACTTTATCATATCTATGTTGAAAATGAAATTTCTATAATGTAATTGGTTTGAATAAGGCTGATTGGTGGTTAAATGACCTTAACCTGAACAAAAATTGGTCTGTAAATATGGATTTTATTTAAACTTCAAGTACGTGTATCCAGAAGTTAGTTGTGGAACCCCCAATGCAAACACAACAAAAAGGCAGAGCATTGTTGGGAGAGAGGTTTAATTAATTTGAAGCATATAATATAGGCATATTTACATCAACAATATGCTGTTTTTTCAGAATCATTTATTGACAAGAATAATCAAGAGCTAAAAAACAAGGATGAGATCATTGCCAAAAAAGAAAAGGCAATCGCAGAAGTTGAAAAAACCATCAAAGAGAAGTCAGATAGCATTACATCGTTGAAACATGAGGTAGCTAAGCTTGAGGTAAGTTATTAAATGATTTTGTGAAGCCCACACACAGTGATTTTACTACAGAAGTAAATGAACCCTCTTGCTATATTGAGCCCCCATTGTTCTTTTTAACAGGTTAAAGTGTCCTTAGATGCTAATGAACAGGTCAAAAAAGCTCATACAAAGGCTCATGAATTGGAGAAGCAGGTTTGCATTAGAATTATATCACATTCTTCCCAAATCAAGATCATTGAAGTTACATAACCATTAAAAATTCTTGCAGGTGGAGAAGCTTCAAATGGAGATGGAATATAAGAACAGCTTGAGGGAGGCCTTGGAAACCCGTACAAAAGAATTGGAGAAAAAAGTGCTTGATCTAAACCCCAAGCTTCAAAATGTAGGTTGTTTTGTTATATCTTAATTATAACGGTGGGCATTCATTAAATTGAAAAGATTGAGCCTCAcacatttttgttttgtttttctatcTTTTATTTCAGCTTCAACACGTTGTTGATGAACAGAAGACAAAGCTTCATAAAACTGAGCGCGCCCTTAAAATTGCTGAGGTATTTTCACAATAATGGTGTTTGTTATACTGCTTCAAATATAAGAATATTCTATGTCATTACTCATTACATGTATAATCGTATGCAGGAGGAACTTAAGAAGGCAAAATTTGAAGCAACAGCTAAGGTGAAAGAACTGACAGAGGTAAAAACTGGAACTTATTCCATGTTTCTAAACACATAAATGGTTTATCTTGTTTTATTTTACATATCTATGGTGCTCCTGTTGCGTATACATAATACACAAACTTATTCTGTGTTTTGTAAACTGTATTCAGGTTCATGGTGCATGGCTACCACCTTGGCTTGCAACTCGTTTGGTTGGTTATCAGGTGATTCTTTATAGAGTATATGCCATTTATGCCTAAAAGAACCAGGTTTGACTTTGACTATGTTATTATCTTGCAGTCTTATGCAGAGAGCCATTGGAATAAGCATGGAAAACCTGCTTTTGATTCGTTTTTGCAGAAGGTATCTTTTGTATATCTTATTTCTGGTAGAGACATTAATAGGTATTATTATTATACACATTGGTAAGACCTGTTTACTTTTTGTCTTTTTaagacttttcattttgttgttaCAGGCATTAGAGAAAAAGGCACAAGCTGAAAAATGGGCTGAACCTCATGTGGAGACAATCACAACTGTAATAGCATGAAATATACACGTTCTTTCtccttgttttttttaataacttttCTAGCTATATCAAAAGTGTTGTATCTCTTAATATACACAGAAATGGGTCCCAGCTGCAAGGGAAAAATGGGTGTTGTTCATAACGAATGCAGAACCGCATCTCCAATCAGTGAAAGGAAAGACCAAAGAGGTTTATATTCAAACCAAGGGAACCATAACTCCACATATGATCAAAATCAAGGAAGCTGTAGACCCTCACTTTCAGGTATCTTTTTACTCAACCTTCCTCCctttttttctttaaataaattTGTGTCCTAAATGGAAAAGGAAAACTACTTGTGGACAGAGTTTCAGGAAGGTTTGCAATCCATACATTGACCAAATTGCCACTGCAACAAGGCCTCACCTTGATAAAGCACGTGAAACAATGACACCTTACACTAATGAGGCAGTTCAAGCTTATGGGAGGTTTCTTGAATCTGCCTCTAAATACCATCATCAGGTATAGTATAACATATACTGCTTATTATGGATTGGTATTTTacctcttttatttaaactttaaagtgatatatatatatatatatatatatatatatatatatatatatatatatatatatatatatatatatataatatattttatttttacttataAACACCGAAGGTTCAAGGCATTGTTGAAGAATCACTGAAAAGACATGACATTAGCAGAGCTCTTGCAACTAAGGAGTTAGTGTGGTTTGCTGTATGTCTTTCTGTCTCTCTCACTCTGTGTGTATTTGTATTATACATGTTCTCCTTCACATGTAAAGATAAAAAGAAGTAACAGATGAAGgggtatataaatattattatttatgttgTTTCAGGCTTCCGCGTTCTTGGCATTGCCTATAATCATTCTGTTCAAAACTTTCTCAGCAATCTTCTTGtaagtttattttgtttttttgattTTCTTCTAAAAGATGATGGAGTAGATATTCTTGTAGTTGTTTTCTACTTAATATATGTTATTAACTTAAAGAATGTAAATAAAATACAGTAAAAAGGCAAAAAGACCAATTCGCCATCCTAACCAACCACGTCGCAAGGCTAAACGTGCGCATCCAGACCAGTAGTAGTAATATAATACACACCACGTTGAAGATAAATGCTTTTCTTTAAACATGAATACGAGGTATGCCATTTCCAAATTGCATATTTTGTTTTTAAGATATTTTTAACGAGTTTAGTAATCATTGGGTTTGTGGTTTTGCAGATAGAACTGATACTTTCTGCATGTCGGTTGTGTGTTGTTTGTTGTATGTTTGTAATTCATAGGAAAAGGAAGGAGGAAGACTTGTATCTTAGAGCTGTGTGTatgtaatattattatattcattgtgtatgtgtttttgtaacattATTTTGCTTCGAATCTGGTTTAGGTCATTGATTGTCTTTACCTGGTGTAAAACACGAGTTCTTGGTTTAAGTACTCTTTTATTTCAATCTCATATGTTTCGTGACTACCTTTTTAATTAGTGTCCTATGGGAATGTTGTGATTTatcttgcaaaaaaaaaaaaaaaaaaaacaacagagAAAATGAAACATGAAATGACATGGAAACAAAGATCCAAGTAAGAAACAACTTAAAGCTAAAGCTTATGAGTATTGATAGCTTATGAAACATAGCTCAAATCCAAACTTTGTTCTTATGTTGACATGTAACTACTCTTTGAAAATTTGCCTCCTTTCTGGAAATAAAATGCTACCATCTTAACCCTTTACTGCCTAATATCAAAACAATATCATGTTCTCCTTTACAATTACTTAAAACTCACTTTAGTACGTAGATATGCATGCATCAGCCTATATACAAAATTCTACTTGTATTATGTTTCACTTTCGTAATCATTGATCCATGATAAGACAACTAGCATTAGATAAACAGTAATGTATATTTTATAAGTGAAGTGTTTGACAAGTAGCCTATCTTGGAGGAATTTGTCTTTTTACTAGCCCATGGTTCTTGGGTGTTGCTTATAATTAATAGAGAAAGAGAGGGTCTTGGTGAGAAGTGCCTTTCAATGACTTGTGCCATGATTGACCCTTGTTATATGTCGATAAAGTCGTTGGTGAACGATATAACAGTGAAAGCGCGTTGTTCGCATGTAAACATTTTGCCCAAACAAGCAAGAAACctatttatatttatagaaaaCTAGATGATGATCTGAACATTGCTTTCAACTTGGTTTCTTCTATGACTAAAACATACATATACGACATGACCAAATGACTCTTAATTAAGACTGTGTGCTGCTTGAGATAATATTGTATACTCGTGACGAAAGGTATTCAACTGATCATTGTCTCGTAGAAATCCTTGTCATATCCATTGATCTTCTGTCAACAGTCTGCCCCTTTTAATGTGAACAATGAGACTGCTCTTCTGAATTTTCTTTCAAGACAATTAAAAAAAGGTTCTGAAATTCGTTCAATTTCTACAGCTATTTAAATACCGAACcgcatcttaattaattaagatgcgTATGATGGTGCAGTTTACCATTTTTATTTGAGATTccaatgaataaaataattaatggAAATTCATATATCTCATCACATTATTCCAAAACCCGGACACCCTTGAGTTTAAAGAAGAGATGTCAATACTGCAATAGTTTTTCGAAATTTATTTGCATATGACACGTACCTGTTATTATGTTATACATACAAATAGTATAGGTAAGTTATGATCAGGCAGGTAGGAGTGAATAGTGATGAAGACTTGTTTCAAGATCAACAAAATTTCGAAGTATAGGACAAGTAAAGAAAAGATGGCGACCCACTGATGCTGATATGTATGTGTCTCCATTAATACTCAATAATACAAAGTATTTTTATGCCCATAAATCTTTCCATAATCATAACCGATCCACTTCCAGAAGGAGTTATTTTACTCATACAAAACACTGAAACAGTCCATAAGATGTTAATTTATATCACTATTCTGTGAGTAAATAATTAGATAATAAAATCCTTTTGATTAATATACAATTGCTAATTCATCTTATGTGTTTTTAGAAATTAAATAGTTTCCTTCATAATTTATAATCCTCGAAATAAGTGTAACAATTTCTGCTTCAGTTTGTGTAGAACGTTTAGACTAATATAATAGAAACTTATGTTATAAAGCACCTCCTTTCTCTTTTTGAGTTTGAAAATTACAAAGCAAAATTTTGACAAAGCAATAAGCATATCAGTATATCAGTAGGTAGTCGACAATAGGGCACTTCCTatatatagatccggtaagaaaatttttttggtaggaaggtaagaaattttttttcgaCTTATTTTTTTGGCGAGCAAAACAAATGAATCTGAATcaataataacatgattcacaaaataaaaaaaaatcccgaaaaaacatttcgatgattcatttttatgatgattttgttgatatttactaaaattgtgataaaagtaaatttttttcttgatttacctaaaaatgaatcataaaagtgtttttttttttggaattttttcttgtgaatcatcttacttttgaatcatctaatgattcatttcattttttgctaagaaaatatatataaaaaaaatttcttgccatcctaccaaaattttccttcttatttgatcttgactttttctctctctctctctctctctctctatatatatatatatatatatatatatatatatatatatatatataatcaggtCTTTTGAGAACCAAAAGATTTGTGAGAACTTACgaattcataattaattcatcgtttttcaacaccaaaaacacAAATCTTCTCCAAATGATGCatctaagccatatctaagctcaaaaaaaaaaaaatttaacgaTTTTTTTTTGTATGACTGTTGATGAGCACAATCAATAAAATATAAACTGCTAATGAGCACAATCAACAGTTATATGGACTGCTGATTACTCATCAACAGTTCATATGACTTCTGGTTGTGCAGATCCACAATCCATATGACTGCTGATTGTGATCATCAGCAGTCCATACATACatgcaaatttaaaaaaaaataaaaaaaaattgtcaaatCTTTTTTTAGCCTAGATATGACTTA includes:
- the LOC111917208 gene encoding uncharacterized protein LOC111917208, yielding MAASKFHIFFFVSLFFALIFTLTEADSAVEEVVVESDNSEAFRIEVDKLTSKIQSLESFIDKNNQELKNKDEIIAKKEKAIAEVEKTIKEKSDSITSLKHEVAKLEVKVSLDANEQVKKAHTKAHELEKQVEKLQMEMEYKNSLREALETRTKELEKKVLDLNPKLQNLQHVVDEQKTKLHKTERALKIAEEELKKAKFEATAKVKELTEVHGAWLPPWLATRLVGYQSYAESHWNKHGKPAFDSFLQKALEKKAQAEKWAEPHVETITTKWVPAAREKWVLFITNAEPHLQSVKGKTKEVYIQTKGTITPHMIKIKEAVDPHFQSFRKVCNPYIDQIATATRPHLDKARETMTPYTNEAVQAYGRFLESASKYHHQVQGIVEESLKRHDISRALATKELVWFAASAFLALPIIILFKTFSAIFFKKAKRPIRHPNQPRRKAKRAHPDQ